The following proteins are co-located in the Streptomyces asiaticus genome:
- a CDS encoding MFS transporter → MNVGTTANGARQRPKATLVMACVGVFVAYLPVTSVSVSLPAIQRALHASTSQLSWITDAFVLPMAALILSAGVFGDVHGRKKVFQAGLSFAVIGAAVALSAQSVQVLWAGQALAGLGAAALLPTTLALISHAVPDPHQRAKFVGLWAAALMTALAVGPLMAGVILDHAAWRWIYLPTIPVAVLTMVIAAPLVADSRAPGSRRLDWPGQITAALAVTSLVYGVIEGGADSFSEPRVIVALSLAAVSALAFILAERRSASPMLDLALFRSPAFSATTLIAMISFLGLIGFFFALSLYFGMVQRLDTLDAGYRMLAVSAVCLLVGVVVGPLMRRVSARVLITTGLLLTAGALVSLTALDAHTPFGALAWRLALLGLSLGLVVTPMTATAVASVPHRLAGMAAAGNNAFRQVGGALGPAVLGVLLTTRTADTLPGHLQAAGVDGATAQRITAAVEAGGLGTVARMDLGADTGRALGALSAAFLDGLHLCLIVAAALALLAAIVGAVLLRTPRASVPAAPEEAKPSPAVEPEPVAVEPVAVEPVAVEPVAVEPVAVEPEPVLVGAAAPHGPARASLRQPGGRGSVSDKAAASTETGPGPLLNGRVRDAAGDGMAGATLTLISTAGRQVGRAVAHSAGRYELTAPAAGSYVLITAADGHQPQATTVVLHEEPLPHDVVLTGAGGLVGNVVSADDGVPVEDAVVMVTDVRGDVLASGMTDASGGFGFGELPAGDHTLTVNAPGFRPVALPVQLAGSGVTTLEVPLRSGARLRGVVRAGAGRRALTDARVTLVDAAGNVVGTTTTGSDGAYSFTDLDAGSYSLITAGYPPVSTTVTLNGQGMDNVHLELAHPDN, encoded by the coding sequence GTGAACGTCGGAACAACTGCGAACGGGGCACGGCAGAGGCCGAAAGCCACGCTCGTCATGGCCTGCGTCGGGGTGTTCGTCGCCTATCTGCCGGTCACCAGTGTCTCGGTGAGTCTTCCCGCCATCCAACGGGCCCTGCACGCGTCGACATCTCAGCTGTCGTGGATCACCGATGCGTTCGTCCTGCCCATGGCGGCCCTCATCCTGAGCGCCGGTGTCTTTGGAGACGTACACGGCCGCAAGAAGGTCTTCCAGGCGGGCTTGTCGTTCGCCGTCATCGGAGCCGCCGTCGCCCTGAGCGCGCAGTCGGTCCAGGTGCTGTGGGCCGGGCAGGCCCTGGCCGGGCTGGGCGCGGCCGCGCTGCTGCCCACCACGCTGGCGCTGATCAGCCACGCGGTGCCCGATCCGCACCAGCGCGCGAAGTTCGTCGGGCTGTGGGCGGCGGCCCTCATGACGGCACTGGCCGTCGGCCCCCTGATGGCGGGAGTCATCCTCGACCACGCCGCCTGGCGCTGGATCTACCTGCCGACCATACCCGTGGCCGTCCTCACCATGGTGATCGCGGCGCCGCTGGTGGCCGACTCCCGGGCGCCCGGCTCCCGCCGGCTGGACTGGCCCGGCCAGATCACCGCCGCGCTGGCGGTCACTTCGCTCGTCTACGGCGTGATCGAGGGCGGCGCCGACTCCTTCTCCGAGCCCCGGGTGATCGTCGCGCTTTCGCTCGCGGCCGTCAGCGCCCTCGCCTTCATCCTGGCCGAACGGCGCAGTGCCAGCCCGATGCTGGACCTGGCGCTCTTCCGCAGCCCGGCGTTCAGCGCCACGACGCTGATCGCGATGATCAGCTTCCTGGGGCTGATCGGTTTCTTCTTCGCCCTCAGCCTCTACTTCGGCATGGTGCAGCGGCTCGACACCCTCGACGCGGGCTACCGGATGCTGGCGGTATCGGCGGTGTGCCTGCTCGTCGGGGTGGTGGTCGGGCCGTTGATGCGCCGGGTCTCGGCGCGCGTCCTGATCACCACCGGACTGTTGCTCACCGCGGGGGCCCTGGTGTCCCTGACCGCCCTCGACGCGCACACGCCGTTCGGTGCGCTGGCCTGGCGACTGGCTCTTCTGGGCCTCAGTCTGGGCCTGGTCGTCACACCCATGACCGCCACCGCCGTCGCCTCCGTGCCGCACCGCCTGGCCGGTATGGCGGCAGCGGGCAACAACGCCTTCCGGCAGGTCGGCGGCGCCCTCGGCCCGGCCGTTCTGGGCGTGCTGCTGACCACCAGGACCGCCGACACCCTCCCCGGCCATCTTCAGGCCGCCGGCGTCGACGGCGCGACCGCGCAGCGAATCACCGCGGCCGTGGAAGCCGGCGGGCTGGGGACAGTGGCCCGGATGGACCTGGGAGCGGACACCGGCCGCGCCCTGGGCGCCTTGTCCGCGGCCTTCCTCGACGGCCTTCACCTGTGCCTGATCGTGGCCGCGGCCCTCGCGCTGCTCGCCGCCATCGTCGGGGCGGTGCTGCTGCGCACCCCGCGGGCCTCGGTCCCGGCGGCACCCGAGGAGGCGAAACCGTCGCCCGCGGTGGAGCCGGAGCCGGTAGCGGTGGAGCCGGTAGCGGTGGAGCCGGTAGCGGTGGAGCCGGTAGCGGTGGAGCCGGTAGCGGTGGAGCCGGAGCCGGTATTGGTCGGCGCAGCCGCTCCGCATGGTCCGGCGCGGGCCTCACTCCGGCAGCCGGGCGGCCGCGGCTCCGTGAGCGACAAGGCCGCCGCCTCGACCGAGACCGGTCCCGGACCACTTCTGAACGGCCGGGTCCGTGACGCCGCCGGCGATGGGATGGCGGGCGCCACGCTCACGCTGATCTCGACGGCCGGGCGTCAGGTCGGCCGGGCGGTGGCCCACAGCGCCGGCCGCTACGAGCTGACCGCCCCGGCGGCGGGGTCGTACGTACTGATCACCGCGGCGGATGGCCACCAGCCCCAGGCGACCACGGTGGTGCTGCACGAGGAGCCGCTGCCCCATGACGTGGTTCTGACCGGGGCCGGCGGGCTCGTCGGCAACGTGGTCTCGGCCGATGACGGGGTGCCTGTGGAGGATGCCGTGGTCATGGTCACGGACGTTCGCGGCGATGTCCTGGCCAGCGGCATGACCGACGCCTCCGGCGGGTTCGGCTTCGGTGAGCTGCCCGCCGGCGACCACACCCTCACGGTGAACGCCCCCGGGTTCCGGCCCGTCGCCCTCCCGGTTCAGCTGGCCGGCTCCGGAGTCACCACGCTGGAGGTGCCCCTGCGGTCGGGCGCGCGGCTGCGGGGCGTCGTACGAGCGGGTGCCGGCCGCCGAGCCCTCACCGACGCGCGGGTGACGCTGGTGGACGCGGCCGGAAACGTGGTGGGCACCACGACCACCGGCTCCGACGGCGCCTACTCCTTCACCGACCTGGACGCGGGCAGCTACTCGCTGATCACCGCCGGATACCCGCCCGTGTCCACCACGGTCACCCTGAACGGCCAAGGCATGGACAACGTGCACCTGGAGCTGGCTCACCCGGACAACTGA
- a CDS encoding Lrp/AsnC family transcriptional regulator, giving the protein MQPQAPDPLDLKLLQALQLDGRAPFNRIAHALGVSDQTVARRFRRLGATVQLRVLGITDESRLGRGTWLLRLRCTPDAAEQLAGALARRPDTSYVSVISGGTEVMCAMKPRTRQARDELLLDRLQRTPRVTSVSAHCLLHHFCGGPVGWLSKINALSPGEQAALSPPPTEPATAPVVLEDADEALLAILSRDGRAPLTELQASTGLPESAVKRRLDRLRSTGVLYLDVQFDHEHLGNDVVAMLWLTVAPAALADVGHALATHPEVRFAAATTGQANIVAATLHADAGGLYTYLSNKIGALDGVHSIETALTLREVKQLTYEPGR; this is encoded by the coding sequence GTGCAGCCCCAAGCGCCCGATCCACTCGATCTGAAGCTGCTGCAAGCACTCCAGCTCGACGGTCGGGCGCCGTTCAACCGGATCGCGCATGCCCTGGGGGTCTCCGACCAGACCGTCGCCCGCCGCTTCCGTCGGCTGGGCGCCACTGTGCAGCTGCGCGTGCTCGGCATCACCGACGAAAGCCGGCTCGGCCGCGGCACCTGGCTCCTCCGCCTGCGCTGCACGCCGGACGCCGCCGAACAGCTGGCGGGCGCCCTCGCCCGGCGCCCCGACACCTCCTACGTCAGCGTGATCTCGGGCGGCACGGAAGTGATGTGCGCGATGAAGCCACGCACCCGGCAGGCCCGGGACGAACTCCTCCTCGACCGCCTCCAACGCACCCCCCGCGTCACCTCGGTCAGCGCCCACTGTCTGCTGCACCACTTCTGCGGAGGCCCCGTCGGCTGGCTCAGCAAGATCAACGCCCTCAGCCCGGGCGAACAGGCGGCCCTCAGCCCGCCACCCACCGAACCGGCCACCGCCCCCGTCGTCCTGGAGGACGCCGACGAAGCGCTGCTCGCCATCCTCAGCCGCGACGGCCGGGCCCCGCTCACCGAACTCCAGGCGAGCACCGGCCTGCCGGAATCCGCGGTCAAACGGCGCCTGGACCGCCTGCGCTCCACCGGAGTCCTCTACCTGGACGTACAGTTCGACCACGAGCACCTCGGCAACGACGTCGTCGCCATGCTCTGGCTCACCGTCGCCCCGGCCGCCCTCGCCGACGTCGGCCACGCCCTCGCAACCCATCCCGAAGTGCGCTTCGCAGCAGCCACCACCGGCCAGGCCAACATCGTCGCCGCCACGCTCCATGCCGACGCCGGCGGCCTGTACACCTACCTGAGCAACAAGATCGGAGCGCTCGACGGAGTCCACTCCATCGAGACCGCCCTCACCTTGCGCGAGGTCAAGCAACTCACCTACGAACCTGGCCGCTGA